Proteins from a single region of Herpetosiphon gulosus:
- a CDS encoding ABC transporter permease produces MGEFQQALEYALEPRNLARLSAALNRHGQLVTSAMAIALLLGLPFGWWSSRSRLISAIAINTTNGLRVIPSLAILFLFVAIPGFGLSIRSAIIALTILALPPILINTNAAFRTLNPAVREAAKAMGMPAWLQLWRVELPLAAPVILSGIRIALVEVIASATLAAFIGAGGLGSFITLGFSMSRVDILLVGAIPVALLAILAEIVMAGLLRWVQPPQF; encoded by the coding sequence GTGGGTGAATTTCAGCAGGCCTTGGAGTATGCGCTTGAGCCGCGCAATTTAGCGCGATTAAGTGCAGCGCTCAATCGCCATGGGCAGCTTGTTACTAGCGCGATGGCGATTGCGCTGCTGCTTGGCTTGCCCTTTGGTTGGTGGAGCAGCCGCTCACGCCTGATTAGTGCAATTGCGATCAACACCACCAATGGGCTGCGCGTCATTCCTAGCCTTGCCATCCTCTTTTTGTTTGTAGCAATCCCAGGCTTTGGCTTGAGCATTCGTTCGGCAATTATCGCCCTAACAATCTTAGCTTTACCGCCAATTTTGATCAATACCAACGCGGCTTTTCGTACGCTCAACCCAGCCGTGCGCGAAGCCGCCAAGGCCATGGGTATGCCAGCATGGCTGCAACTATGGCGGGTCGAATTGCCTTTGGCCGCACCTGTCATCCTTTCGGGCATCCGCATCGCCTTAGTTGAGGTGATTGCTAGCGCCACTTTGGCGGCCTTTATTGGAGCTGGCGGACTAGGCAGTTTTATCACCCTAGGATTTAGTATGAGCCGCGTCGATATTTTGCTTGTTGGCGCTATTCCGGTGGCTTTGCTCGCAATTCTGGCCGAAATCGTCATGGCCGGGCTATTGCGATGGGTGCAACCACCACAGTTTTAA
- a CDS encoding ABC transporter permease yields MNDIVDGLQYLLTERAEVWQLLGQHVTISLIALLIASLIALPLGLLVVRVGWLAGGVMAVLSVLYTIPSLAMLIMLIAVFGLSKTTVIVTLVIYAQVILVRNIVVGLKSIDRSVLEAARGLGMNAWQIWWQVELPLALPIMLAGLRIAAMMCIAISSIAAMIGVGGLGQLLFQGITFDRADMIWAGTISIASLALVCYGLLALLEQQLSPKI; encoded by the coding sequence ATGAACGACATCGTTGATGGACTACAGTATCTATTAACTGAACGGGCTGAGGTTTGGCAATTACTCGGCCAGCATGTGACGATCAGTCTGATCGCGCTCTTAATCGCTAGTTTGATCGCCTTGCCCTTGGGGCTATTGGTGGTGCGGGTTGGTTGGCTGGCTGGTGGTGTGATGGCTGTGCTGAGTGTGTTATATACGATTCCTAGCTTGGCGATGCTAATTATGCTGATTGCAGTGTTTGGCCTGAGCAAAACCACCGTCATCGTGACGCTGGTGATTTATGCTCAAGTGATTTTGGTGCGTAATATTGTGGTTGGCCTGAAGAGCATTGATCGCTCGGTGCTGGAAGCGGCGCGGGGCTTGGGCATGAATGCTTGGCAAATCTGGTGGCAAGTCGAATTGCCCTTAGCCTTGCCGATTATGTTGGCCGGCCTGCGGATTGCCGCCATGATGTGTATTGCGATTAGCTCAATTGCCGCCATGATTGGAGTTGGTGGTTTGGGCCAATTGCTATTTCAAGGCATTACCTTTGATCGCGCTGATATGATTTGGGCTGGCACAATCAGTATTGCCAGCTTGGCCTTGGTTTGCTATGGATTATTGGCATTGTTGGAGCAACAACTTAGCCCAAAAATATAA
- a CDS encoding aldo/keto reductase, which produces MNAPLLREFGSTGLHVSVLGFGAGHIGGNELTEAEAAKLLHGLLDLGINLIDTARGYGLSEERIGRHLQQRRHEFVLSTKIGYGIEGYDDWTSPIITAGIDAALQRMHTDYLDIVHFHSCPVETLRAGEVIEALERAVQAGKVRVAAYSGDNAPLAWAVQSGHFGAIECSVNLADQRVISQGLAQTQQRQIGVIAKRPVANVAWRFAQRPVGDYAEVYWERLQAMQLDLDPEQLLGIALRFSAYTPGVHSCIVGSRSLEHMQHNLALLQQGPLEPQLYQYLTSQFQANDQGWVGQI; this is translated from the coding sequence CATGTTTCAGTGCTAGGCTTTGGCGCTGGCCACATTGGCGGAAACGAATTAACTGAAGCTGAAGCAGCCAAGTTGCTACATGGATTGCTCGACCTAGGCATTAACTTAATTGATACAGCCCGTGGATATGGCCTTTCCGAGGAGCGCATCGGGCGACATCTCCAGCAACGTCGCCATGAGTTTGTGCTTTCAACCAAAATTGGCTATGGCATTGAGGGCTACGACGATTGGACAAGCCCAATCATCACCGCTGGAATTGATGCGGCGCTGCAACGGATGCACACCGATTATCTGGATATTGTGCATTTTCATTCTTGCCCGGTCGAAACCCTACGGGCAGGCGAGGTGATTGAAGCACTTGAGCGAGCGGTTCAAGCGGGCAAAGTACGGGTTGCCGCCTATTCTGGCGATAATGCGCCCTTGGCTTGGGCGGTACAATCAGGCCATTTTGGTGCAATTGAATGCTCGGTCAACCTCGCCGATCAACGGGTGATCAGCCAAGGATTAGCCCAAACCCAGCAACGCCAAATCGGCGTGATTGCCAAACGCCCAGTAGCCAACGTTGCGTGGCGTTTTGCGCAACGGCCAGTTGGCGATTATGCTGAAGTCTATTGGGAACGGCTCCAAGCTATGCAGCTTGATCTCGATCCTGAGCAACTTTTGGGTATTGCTCTCCGCTTCAGCGCCTATACCCCAGGCGTGCATAGCTGTATTGTTGGCTCGCGCAGCCTTGAACATATGCAACACAATTTAGCATTATTGCAACAAGGCCCACTTGAACCCCAACTCTACCAATACCTCACTAGCCAATTTCAGGCTAACGATCAAGGCTGGGTTGGCCAAATCTAA
- a CDS encoding ABC transporter ATP-binding protein → MSTIEFHNVRKIYPKAATAALADISLTIHRGEFVILLGPSGCGKTTLMKMINRLIEPSGGTILLDGVDIQSINATKLRQQIGYVIQQVGLFPHMTVAENIAVVPKLLGWPKAKIQSRIDELLQLIQLDPAQFRQRYPAQISGGQAQRVGLARALAADPGVMLMDEPFGAIDAITRTALQDEMLRIQQQLQKTIVFVTHDVEEALRLADKIAILHEGMIVQYDTPLNLLRNPANHYVAELLGADDLVRRLSLIQVRHVLQPLPANYDSTLASIESSRNLRDGLNQLLASSNEQLLVVEHNQPIGMLSLAAIHAYLHPEVSHERHR, encoded by the coding sequence GTGAGCACAATCGAGTTTCACAATGTTCGTAAAATCTATCCCAAGGCCGCAACTGCTGCGCTCGCCGATATTTCTCTGACGATCCATCGCGGCGAATTTGTGATTTTGCTCGGGCCTTCGGGCTGTGGCAAAACTACGCTCATGAAAATGATCAATCGCTTGATCGAGCCAAGCGGCGGCACAATTTTGCTCGATGGGGTCGATATTCAGTCGATCAATGCCACGAAATTGCGCCAGCAAATTGGCTATGTGATTCAGCAAGTTGGGCTTTTTCCGCATATGACCGTCGCTGAAAATATTGCAGTTGTCCCCAAATTGCTTGGTTGGCCCAAAGCCAAAATCCAAAGCCGCATTGACGAATTACTCCAGCTTATCCAGCTAGATCCTGCCCAATTTCGCCAGCGCTACCCCGCCCAAATTTCCGGTGGCCAAGCGCAGCGCGTCGGTTTGGCTCGTGCCCTAGCCGCCGATCCTGGGGTGATGTTGATGGATGAACCATTTGGCGCGATCGATGCGATCACCCGCACCGCTCTGCAAGATGAGATGCTGCGGATTCAGCAGCAATTGCAGAAAACTATCGTTTTTGTGACTCATGATGTTGAAGAAGCACTGCGCTTGGCCGATAAAATTGCTATTCTGCACGAAGGCATGATCGTGCAATACGATACTCCGCTCAATTTATTACGCAATCCCGCCAATCACTATGTCGCCGAGTTGCTGGGAGCCGATGATTTGGTGCGCCGTTTGAGTTTGATTCAGGTGCGCCATGTGCTCCAACCACTGCCTGCAAATTATGATTCCACGTTAGCAAGCATCGAAAGTAGCCGCAACCTGCGCGATGGGTTGAATCAACTCCTCGCTAGCAGCAACGAACAATTGCTGGTCGTTGAGCACAATCAGCCAATTGGGATGCTCTCGTTAGCCGCAATTCATGCCTATTTGCATCCTGAGGTCAGCCATGAACGACATCGTTGA
- a CDS encoding deoxynucleoside kinase, whose protein sequence is MGKLITIVGNAGIGKTTLTNLLCRDPRFFAALESHAERPFQQLFAQNLQRYALANQFDYLLLRAEQERSIRAQTGIGVQDGGLDEDFWVFTQHFQQQGYLSVAEFALCQRLYLELRAGLGQPDLIIKLDAPLDVIIQRYEQRNRPLEIAQRDDLVQLGALLDRWAATITTPLLSLDWSSSSLPTIKQQCQLIETILTKLSIITN, encoded by the coding sequence ATGGGCAAATTAATTACTATTGTGGGCAACGCAGGGATTGGCAAAACGACCCTCACTAATCTCTTATGTCGTGATCCGCGTTTTTTCGCAGCTTTAGAGAGCCACGCCGAACGGCCATTTCAACAACTGTTTGCCCAAAATCTACAACGTTATGCCCTTGCCAACCAATTCGATTACCTCTTACTCCGTGCCGAACAAGAGCGGTCGATTCGGGCGCAAACTGGCATTGGGGTCCAAGATGGCGGCCTTGATGAAGATTTTTGGGTTTTTACCCAGCATTTTCAGCAACAGGGCTATTTGAGTGTTGCCGAATTTGCCTTATGCCAACGTTTATATCTTGAGTTGAGAGCTGGGCTTGGTCAGCCCGATTTGATTATCAAACTTGATGCTCCGTTGGATGTGATTATTCAACGTTACGAGCAGCGCAATCGCCCGTTGGAAATCGCGCAGCGCGACGATTTAGTCCAACTTGGCGCATTGCTTGATCGTTGGGCAGCGACAATTACCACCCCTTTGCTCAGCCTCGATTGGAGCAGCAGCTCTTTACCAACGATCAAACAGCAATGCCAATTAATTGAAACTATTCTTACAAAACTCAGTATAATAACCAACTAA
- a CDS encoding proprotein convertase P-domain-containing protein, which translates to MGLRAFKPVQAAPSNTTASQIAQANIPQGAVRVKEQETNNTTATANAIMSSSTLIRGIIWNGDVDFYSIELAAGDRLTAATMSSASASGNNDTVLTFFAPDGTTVVETDDNDGSIGANSSVISSAPVTQTATYYLRLSSTSTNQVRYYDFYVRVLSEAATAEQEPNDLVTTAQVLPASGTISGVLSATTDLDFYQFNLNAGDTIFTSLDLNPERDGIVWNGRLGIGTFNGFTLVVDDGSVVSPNAEAHFMTVKTSGTYYVQASTTAASIPAEATYLLDVTLFPAEQQANCTTYTSTDVTKTIPTTTSFITSTLTVPDNFIIADLDVSIELTHTNMPDLDVQLQGPDGNVGGLFTDISNNTQTTINIDLDDEGAIPIGIFAIVSGVRYIPEFAYRLDWFDGGRSAGTWTLLIHDDAASNGGMLQNWSITLCAAPPASCPDGMSMSTITSTDFEANDGGFTHSGTADTWEYGAPIAAPLIGSYSGANSWKTNLDGTYSISSIANLFSPSISIPNVAGPVYIQWQQRYQMESASFDHYTASIGTGVVTKTLYEFDAATMTNAVGNPSVTFQESTVWSRQLHDISEFKGQSIQALYHLDTDDSVQLGGIAIDDFQIMACDSPAVTATPTEEPTATNTPTNTPTNTPIITITPSNTPTITVTPSNTPTVTPSVTAGPTMIPVYLPLVGKGE; encoded by the coding sequence TTGGGTTTGCGGGCTTTCAAGCCAGTTCAAGCCGCCCCAAGTAACACAACCGCCTCACAAATTGCTCAGGCGAATATACCGCAAGGTGCAGTCCGCGTTAAAGAACAAGAAACCAACAATACGACTGCAACAGCAAACGCGATCATGTCCAGCAGCACCCTGATTCGCGGGATTATCTGGAATGGCGACGTTGACTTCTATAGCATTGAATTAGCTGCTGGCGATCGCCTGACCGCCGCAACTATGTCTTCGGCCTCAGCTTCGGGTAACAATGATACGGTATTAACCTTTTTTGCGCCTGATGGTACAACTGTGGTTGAAACCGATGATAACGATGGCTCGATAGGAGCCAATTCCTCAGTGATTAGCTCGGCTCCGGTGACCCAAACCGCTACCTACTATCTGCGGTTAAGTAGTACCAGCACCAACCAAGTTCGCTACTATGACTTCTATGTGCGGGTGTTGAGCGAAGCCGCAACTGCCGAACAAGAACCAAACGATCTTGTGACAACCGCCCAAGTGTTGCCTGCCAGCGGCACAATTTCGGGGGTCTTATCGGCCACCACCGACCTCGATTTCTACCAATTTAACTTGAATGCTGGTGATACGATCTTTACCAGCCTCGATCTCAACCCTGAGCGTGATGGCATCGTTTGGAACGGACGACTAGGAATCGGCACGTTTAATGGCTTTACTTTAGTTGTTGATGATGGAAGTGTAGTCTCACCCAATGCTGAAGCCCATTTTATGACCGTCAAGACGAGTGGTACCTACTATGTGCAGGCCTCAACGACGGCTGCAAGTATTCCGGCTGAAGCAACCTATTTATTAGATGTTACACTATTTCCGGCTGAGCAACAGGCCAATTGTACAACCTACACCAGCACCGATGTGACCAAGACCATTCCGACGACCACCAGCTTTATCACCTCAACCCTAACGGTGCCTGATAACTTTATCATCGCCGATCTTGATGTCAGTATCGAACTAACCCATACCAACATGCCCGACCTGGATGTCCAACTCCAAGGTCCAGATGGTAATGTTGGTGGGCTATTTACCGATATTAGCAATAATACCCAAACCACGATCAATATCGATCTTGATGATGAAGGCGCGATTCCAATTGGAATTTTCGCAATTGTCTCAGGAGTTCGTTATATTCCAGAGTTTGCGTATCGTCTCGATTGGTTCGATGGTGGTCGCTCTGCTGGCACATGGACGCTGTTGATTCATGATGATGCTGCTAGCAATGGTGGAATGCTGCAAAATTGGAGTATCACGCTTTGTGCTGCCCCACCCGCCAGTTGCCCCGATGGTATGAGTATGAGCACAATCACGAGCACCGATTTCGAGGCCAACGATGGGGGCTTTACCCATAGCGGAACCGCTGATACATGGGAATACGGCGCACCAATCGCTGCTCCATTGATCGGTAGTTATAGTGGGGCTAATAGCTGGAAGACCAACCTTGACGGAACCTATTCGATCAGTAGTATTGCCAATCTCTTCTCACCATCAATTAGTATTCCCAACGTTGCTGGCCCAGTCTATATCCAATGGCAACAACGCTATCAAATGGAAAGTGCTTCGTTTGATCATTACACTGCTTCGATTGGTACCGGGGTTGTAACTAAAACCTTGTATGAATTTGATGCAGCAACCATGACCAATGCGGTGGGTAACCCCAGTGTAACCTTCCAAGAAAGCACAGTTTGGAGCCGCCAGCTGCACGATATTAGCGAATTCAAGGGCCAATCGATCCAAGCGCTCTATCACCTTGATACTGATGATAGTGTCCAATTAGGTGGTATCGCGATCGATGATTTCCAAATTATGGCTTGTGATAGTCCGGCTGTAACGGCTACCCCAACTGAAGAGCCAACAGCAACCAACACGCCAACCAATACGCCAACCAATACACCAATTATTACGATTACCCCCAGCAACACGCCGACAATCACGGTTACCCCAAGTAACACGCCAACCGTTACCCCAAGCGTTACCGCTGGACCAACCATGATTCCGGTTTATCTGCCACTCGTCGGTAAAGGCGAATAA
- a CDS encoding glycine betaine ABC transporter substrate-binding protein → MRRFIQLTVLLTLLMTILAACGDDAVSSTTAPSSDPNPAPSSNQVIRIASKNFTEQFIVGEMYALLLEQAGYKVERKIGLGATDVAQAAMEKGEIDIYPEYTGTGLLTVLKLPTQTDPKAVYETVKKGYADKYQIAWLDPAPMNNTQALAMTKEGAQKFGIITISDMAAKAGELRMIGPPEFQEREDGLPGIQAKYGNFELKEYVPVDPGLKYKGLVEGNADVVVAFGTDGEIANYGLVVLKDDRNMFPPYQIAPLVRQSVLDTNPKLAEVLNVLAPKLDDATMQQLNFEVSGNNRKYEDVAKEFLTTQGLLK, encoded by the coding sequence ATGCGACGTTTCATCCAGCTAACCGTATTGCTCACGCTCTTGATGACAATTTTAGCCGCTTGTGGCGATGATGCAGTGAGCAGCACGACGGCCCCTAGTAGCGATCCAAATCCCGCCCCAAGTAGCAATCAAGTGATTCGGATTGCTTCAAAGAATTTTACCGAACAGTTTATTGTGGGCGAAATGTATGCCCTCTTGTTGGAACAAGCAGGCTACAAAGTTGAACGCAAAATTGGTTTAGGTGCAACCGATGTAGCCCAAGCTGCCATGGAAAAAGGCGAGATTGATATTTACCCTGAGTACACTGGCACTGGCTTGTTGACCGTGCTCAAATTGCCAACCCAAACCGATCCCAAAGCGGTCTATGAAACAGTCAAAAAAGGCTATGCCGACAAATATCAAATTGCATGGCTCGACCCTGCGCCAATGAATAATACCCAAGCCTTGGCCATGACCAAGGAAGGCGCACAAAAATTTGGCATCATCACAATTTCCGATATGGCCGCCAAAGCAGGCGAATTACGCATGATCGGCCCACCTGAGTTCCAAGAACGCGAAGATGGCTTACCTGGGATTCAAGCCAAGTATGGCAACTTCGAACTCAAGGAATATGTCCCAGTTGATCCAGGCCTCAAATACAAGGGCTTAGTCGAAGGCAATGCTGATGTGGTCGTGGCCTTTGGTACTGACGGCGAAATTGCCAATTATGGTTTGGTTGTACTCAAAGACGATCGCAACATGTTCCCGCCCTACCAAATCGCACCGTTGGTACGCCAAAGTGTTTTGGATACCAACCCCAAATTGGCTGAAGTGCTGAATGTCTTAGCTCCCAAACTTGACGATGCGACCATGCAACAGCTCAATTTTGAGGTCAGCGGCAATAATCGCAAGTATGAAGATGTTGCCAAAGAATTCTTAACTACCCAAGGTTTGTTGAAATAG
- a CDS encoding proprotein convertase P-domain-containing protein, with product MRFRVGLILTLLLMITVGKTLQNPREVAQAQPQTPEQTTIPQGFARIQEQEFNDLPLDANVLVGGSLVVRGSIQQTDVDYFKIDLVAGQRVVLATITRGSIASGDTTLHLFAAIGNNPDPAENLVLLETDLSDGVHTNGSSVISSQPITTTGSYFIKLEGGTSTTIIEPYDLYVRVLSTNLSEQEPNDQVPQTITTQASVSGVLSASNDLDRYQFNVNAGDTIFATVDFDPERDGTTWNGFLTIGLIDTMYFEANDGNTVSPNAEANVMMVKQAGIYEIQIGSAVDVGSQASYVAQVLILPATMQANCQTVMSQEVQAIGPNIGILQSNLTVAQAANITDLDVLLDLEHSLMPDLDVTLTAPDGNVVALFTDIGSAQRPNVNLVIDQQAALPLGSYNNLNDLYFAPEANFSLDWFVGQQAQGQWTLTIYDDTDQNAGQLNSWGLRICGMPAPSDCPVGMARSVLYSSQFEADDGGFTHEPFDDQWVWGNRNSPPIVGAYSGENSWNTNLTGNYPNSALMTMYTPAVDLTNVTGPIYASWQQRYQLDSGINDFYLVTAIGSQMRSVLFNHQSAAMRVDVGNPVVTIEQSTGWGLQHHDLSAFAGNTLRLKWNFGSNSTDNFAGVAFDDIEVTGCINANLITPTITPTPSITPTPTNTATPTITPTPTTMPQPTNIVQYLPLVIVEGPLVPSPKQPWMATTTPTTLPNTIDR from the coding sequence ATGCGTTTCCGTGTTGGCTTGATCCTCACGCTTTTGCTGATGATCACCGTTGGAAAAACCCTGCAAAACCCGAGGGAGGTGGCTCAAGCCCAGCCCCAAACCCCTGAACAAACAACAATTCCACAAGGATTTGCCCGCATCCAAGAGCAAGAGTTTAACGACTTACCACTCGATGCCAATGTGCTCGTTGGTGGTAGTTTGGTTGTGCGTGGCTCAATTCAGCAAACCGATGTTGATTACTTTAAAATCGATTTGGTTGCTGGCCAACGGGTGGTTTTAGCAACCATTACGCGGGGGAGTATCGCTTCTGGTGATACAACGCTGCACTTATTTGCCGCGATTGGCAATAATCCTGATCCTGCGGAGAATCTTGTGCTGCTCGAAACCGATTTGAGCGATGGCGTACATACCAATGGCTCATCGGTAATTAGCTCGCAGCCAATTACGACGACTGGCAGCTATTTTATCAAACTTGAGGGCGGCACTTCTACCACGATAATCGAGCCTTACGATTTATATGTGCGGGTTTTGAGCACAAACCTTAGCGAACAAGAACCAAACGACCAAGTGCCGCAAACCATCACAACTCAAGCCAGCGTCAGTGGTGTTCTTTCAGCGAGCAACGACCTTGATCGCTATCAATTTAACGTCAATGCTGGTGACACAATTTTCGCCACCGTCGATTTTGACCCTGAGCGCGATGGCACAACCTGGAATGGGTTTCTGACGATTGGGTTAATCGACACCATGTATTTCGAAGCCAACGATGGCAACACTGTTTCACCGAATGCTGAAGCCAATGTGATGATGGTTAAGCAGGCAGGAATCTATGAAATTCAGATTGGTTCGGCGGTTGATGTTGGTTCACAAGCCAGCTATGTGGCCCAAGTGCTGATTCTACCTGCAACAATGCAAGCCAACTGCCAAACCGTTATGAGCCAAGAAGTTCAAGCAATTGGCCCGAATATCGGCATACTTCAATCGAACTTAACCGTTGCACAAGCAGCCAATATTACTGATCTTGATGTGTTGCTTGATTTAGAACATAGCTTAATGCCCGATTTGGATGTGACCTTGACCGCACCCGATGGCAATGTGGTAGCGCTCTTCACCGATATTGGCAGCGCTCAGCGCCCCAACGTCAATCTCGTGATCGATCAGCAAGCAGCCTTGCCACTTGGTAGCTATAACAACTTGAATGACCTCTATTTTGCCCCAGAAGCCAATTTCAGCCTCGATTGGTTTGTAGGCCAACAAGCCCAAGGCCAATGGACTCTGACGATTTATGATGATACCGACCAAAATGCTGGCCAATTAAATAGTTGGGGCTTGCGGATTTGTGGCATGCCCGCGCCAAGCGATTGTCCAGTCGGGATGGCGCGTAGCGTGCTGTATAGCAGCCAATTTGAAGCCGATGATGGTGGATTTACCCATGAACCCTTTGATGACCAATGGGTTTGGGGTAATCGCAATAGCCCACCAATTGTTGGGGCTTATAGTGGCGAAAATAGCTGGAATACCAACTTAACTGGCAACTACCCAAATAGTGCCCTGATGACAATGTATACGCCAGCAGTTGATTTGACCAATGTTACCGGGCCAATTTATGCGAGTTGGCAGCAACGCTACCAACTTGATAGTGGCATCAACGATTTTTATTTGGTAACAGCTATTGGTTCTCAAATGCGATCAGTCTTATTTAACCATCAAAGTGCTGCGATGCGCGTCGATGTAGGTAACCCAGTAGTTACCATCGAGCAAAGTACTGGCTGGGGTCTTCAGCATCATGATCTCTCTGCTTTTGCTGGTAATACCCTGCGACTAAAATGGAATTTTGGTAGTAACTCAACCGATAACTTTGCCGGGGTTGCATTTGATGATATAGAAGTTACTGGGTGTATTAACGCCAACTTAATTACGCCAACGATCACGCCGACCCCAAGTATCACGCCAACACCAACCAATACCGCAACACCGACGATCACACCAACGCCTACCACCATGCCCCAACCAACCAATATTGTCCAATACTTGCCGTTGGTTATCGTTGAAGGTCCATTAGTGCCCAGCCCTAAACAACCTTGGATGGCAACCACTACACCTACGACCCTGCCAAATACGATTGACCGCTAA
- a CDS encoding trypsin-like peptidase domain-containing protein: MSNPKRTVGLGGLIIAALALSGVGGGLVGGVAGYRLAQVDQTATAVAVTPTSANQQTTDNLTAQPVVASTNDAVVQTVANASPAVVKIISTVVGGQASGSGAIINEDGYIITNNHVVEGQSRLQVIYSDGTSHNAELIGTDAFSDIAVIRVLDAVPATIALGDSDSLQPGETVVAIGSPLGKFQNSVTLGVVSALDRTIDSMEGLIQTDAAINHGNSGGPLINLKGEIVGINTLVVRGDIGGIDEAQGLGFAVPSNIVREVSDALIANGQVIRPYMGIKYELLSPETAELGIANDKGAFVTNVDEGTPARRAGISRGDIILAVNGEEITQRHSLQRLLLQYKPGDTVTVTIERNDQQQEVQITLAERP; the protein is encoded by the coding sequence ATGAGTAATCCCAAACGTACCGTCGGCCTCGGCGGATTGATTATTGCCGCCCTCGCGCTTTCAGGGGTTGGTGGTGGGTTAGTTGGTGGGGTGGCAGGCTATCGCTTAGCTCAAGTTGATCAAACGGCAACGGCGGTGGCGGTCACGCCAACCAGCGCCAATCAGCAAACGACCGATAATCTGACTGCGCAACCAGTTGTTGCCAGCACGAATGATGCTGTTGTCCAAACCGTCGCCAATGCCTCACCAGCAGTCGTAAAAATTATTAGCACGGTGGTTGGTGGTCAGGCCAGCGGTTCAGGGGCAATTATCAATGAAGATGGCTATATCATCACCAATAATCATGTGGTCGAAGGTCAAAGCCGCTTGCAAGTGATTTATTCTGATGGAACGAGCCACAATGCCGAGTTGATCGGCACTGATGCCTTTTCGGATATTGCGGTGATTCGGGTACTTGATGCCGTGCCCGCCACAATTGCCTTAGGCGATTCGGATAGCCTACAGCCAGGCGAAACGGTCGTGGCAATTGGCAGTCCGCTTGGTAAATTCCAAAATAGTGTTACGCTTGGGGTGGTCAGCGCCCTTGACCGCACAATTGATAGCATGGAAGGCCTGATTCAAACTGACGCAGCGATTAACCATGGCAATAGCGGCGGCCCACTGATCAACCTTAAAGGCGAAATTGTTGGGATCAATACGTTGGTTGTGCGTGGTGATATTGGCGGCATTGATGAGGCTCAAGGCTTGGGCTTTGCTGTTCCATCAAATATCGTGCGTGAAGTCAGCGATGCCTTAATTGCCAATGGTCAAGTTATTCGACCATATATGGGCATTAAATACGAATTGCTCTCGCCCGAAACCGCCGAACTAGGGATTGCCAACGATAAAGGCGCCTTCGTGACCAATGTTGATGAAGGTACACCTGCGCGACGAGCTGGCATTAGCCGGGGCGATATTATTCTCGCAGTCAACGGCGAAGAAATTACTCAACGCCACTCGTTGCAACGCCTGTTATTGCAATATAAACCAGGCGATACCGTAACGGTCACCATCGAGCGTAATGACCAGCAACAAGAGGTCCAAATTACCCTCGCGGAACGCCCATAA